In Candidatus Delongbacteria bacterium, a single window of DNA contains:
- a CDS encoding methylenetetrahydrofolate reductase, translated as MRIPEFLALRRQPFFSFELIPPIRGGGMAQVHEVLEALMPFHPAWVDVTNHAADSWFEEGEDGAWRRHIYRKRPGTLGLCAALRYRYGVETVPHLLCVGFTREETEDALIELSYLDIHNVLAIRGDVPDWHQVRPGPRNAYAVDLVRQVREVNAGRYLHELAERQPGRFAVGVAGYPEKHVESPNLSFDLEKLKEKQDAGAEWVVSQMGFDAGRWADYVARCRAAGIHAPILPGLKVVSRLHQVNSLPRHFHVDLPEELVHDLLQARGPAEREEAGVRHATRLGRALLEAGAPGLHFFVTQDAPLVVRVLQALNL; from the coding sequence ATGCGCATCCCCGAGTTTCTGGCCCTGCGGCGCCAGCCCTTCTTCAGCTTTGAATTGATCCCGCCCATCCGTGGCGGCGGGATGGCCCAGGTGCACGAGGTGCTGGAGGCGCTGATGCCCTTCCACCCGGCCTGGGTGGACGTCACCAACCACGCCGCGGACTCCTGGTTCGAGGAGGGCGAGGACGGCGCCTGGCGCCGGCACATCTACCGCAAGCGGCCGGGCACGCTGGGCCTCTGCGCGGCGCTGCGCTACCGCTACGGCGTGGAGACCGTGCCGCACCTGCTCTGCGTGGGCTTCACGCGGGAGGAGACCGAGGACGCGCTGATCGAGCTCTCCTACCTGGACATCCACAACGTGCTGGCCATCCGCGGCGACGTGCCGGACTGGCACCAGGTGCGGCCCGGGCCGCGCAACGCCTACGCCGTGGATCTGGTGCGCCAGGTGCGGGAGGTCAACGCCGGCCGCTACCTGCACGAGTTGGCCGAGCGCCAGCCGGGCCGCTTCGCCGTGGGCGTGGCGGGCTATCCCGAGAAACACGTGGAGTCCCCCAACCTGAGCTTCGACCTGGAGAAGTTGAAGGAGAAGCAGGACGCGGGCGCCGAGTGGGTGGTCAGCCAGATGGGCTTCGACGCCGGCCGCTGGGCCGACTACGTGGCGCGCTGCCGGGCCGCCGGGATCCACGCGCCCATCCTGCCCGGGCTGAAGGTGGTCAGCCGCCTGCACCAGGTGAACAGCCTGCCCCGGCACTTCCACGTGGATCTGCCCGAGGAGCTGGTCCACGACCTGCTGCAGGCCCGCGGGCCGGCGGAGCGCGAGGAGGCCGGGGTCCGGCACGCCACCCGCCTGGGCCGGGCCCTGCTGGAGGCGGGCGCGCCGGGCCTGCACTTCTTCGTCACCCAGGACGCCCCGCTGGTGGTCCGCGTGCTACAGGCCCTGAACCTGTAG
- a CDS encoding isoprenylcysteine carboxylmethyltransferase family protein has protein sequence MAWLGRFPRHRIAFTRLFALGLLALLLLSGRPLLPGAQTGGPAYWAGFLLLMAGMLGRLWSLLYLSGYKTRQVVDAGPFSVVRNPLYGFSFLGAAGGALVTNHFWFTLLLLGGFLAYYPFVILSEEAGLRARLGSAYEDYCRRVPRIWPRFQGFQRPESWDVRLKGYDSAWRDALWFPVVFVALSLYRRALELGVLPFPLQ, from the coding sequence ATGGCCTGGCTGGGGCGCTTCCCACGGCACCGCATCGCCTTCACGCGGCTCTTCGCGCTCGGGCTGCTGGCTCTGCTGCTGCTGAGCGGCCGGCCGCTGCTACCCGGGGCGCAGACGGGAGGACCGGCCTACTGGGCCGGTTTCCTGCTGCTGATGGCCGGCATGCTGGGCCGACTTTGGAGCCTGCTCTACCTCTCGGGCTACAAGACCCGCCAAGTGGTGGACGCCGGTCCCTTCAGCGTGGTGCGCAATCCGCTCTACGGCTTCTCCTTCCTGGGGGCCGCGGGAGGCGCCCTGGTCACCAACCACTTCTGGTTCACCCTGCTCCTGTTGGGCGGTTTCCTGGCCTACTACCCCTTCGTGATCCTCTCCGAGGAGGCGGGGCTGCGGGCGCGGCTGGGCTCCGCCTACGAGGACTACTGCCGCCGCGTGCCGCGGATCTGGCCGCGCTTTCAGGGCTTCCAACGGCCGGAGAGCTGGGACGTGCGCCTGAAGGGCTACGATTCCGCCTGGCGCGACGCCCTCTGGTTCCCCGTGGTCTTCGTGGCCCTCAGCCTCTACCGGCGGGCCCTGGAACTGGGCGTGCTGCCCTTCCCCCTGCAGTGA
- a CDS encoding site-2 protease family protein: protein MHDLLIFLPVLIFSVIVHEVAHGWSALKLGDRTAWREGRLTLDPRPHIDPFMSILVPALCLLSGAPVFGGAKPVPVNPWNFRRPSRDMALVAAAGPLSNLLLAFAAALIFQALATRGFLAGGLSDVLGALFQVNLVLAAFNLLPIPPLDGSRVVAHFLPRELGDRYRELDRYGMVLLLIVLFFFRGPLTGYLSWFLSTVGGLMVS, encoded by the coding sequence ATGCATGACCTGTTGATCTTCCTGCCGGTGCTGATCTTCTCGGTGATCGTCCACGAGGTGGCCCACGGCTGGTCGGCCCTCAAATTGGGCGACCGGACGGCCTGGCGCGAAGGCCGCCTGACCCTGGATCCGCGTCCGCACATCGATCCCTTCATGTCGATCCTGGTGCCGGCCCTCTGCCTGCTGAGCGGCGCGCCGGTCTTCGGCGGGGCCAAGCCCGTGCCGGTGAATCCCTGGAACTTCCGCCGGCCCAGCCGGGACATGGCCTTGGTGGCCGCTGCTGGCCCGCTCTCCAACCTGCTGCTGGCCTTCGCCGCGGCCCTGATCTTCCAGGCCCTGGCCACGCGCGGCTTCCTGGCCGGCGGGCTGAGCGACGTGCTGGGGGCCCTGTTCCAGGTCAACCTGGTGCTGGCCGCCTTCAACCTGCTGCCCATTCCGCCGCTGGACGGCAGCCGGGTGGTGGCGCACTTCCTGCCCCGCGAGCTGGGCGACCGCTACCGGGAACTGGACCGCTACGGCATGGTGCTGCTGCTGATCGTGCTCTTCTTCTTCCGCGGCCCGCTCACCGGCTACCTGAGCTGGTTCCTGAGCACGGTGGGCGGCTTGATGGTGTCCTGA
- the mutL gene encoding DNA mismatch repair endonuclease MutL produces the protein MNSSLPPLRRPVRRLPEALVHKIAAGEVVERPASVVKELVENSLDAGARRVAIVVEAGGKNFIQVEDDGAGMGPEDARLAVEAHATSKLASLEELESVGTLGFRGEALATIAAVSRFELRTCPAEGEGLQLWIADGTLLDEAPWRGAPGTRILVRNLFFSTPARRKFLSSHRAELRQILQVLRRIALAHPATGFKLVADGQTLADWPAGAEADRLEQVFGPELAGLLLPVDHQAAGLRVRGHAGQVNTFRRSQGDQYLFINGRPIVSRVLAHAVYSAYGHTLQRDQLPFFLLFLETDPKRVDVNVHPAKREVRFEDERQVHGVVHEAVARALAGAPVAQLGPDDPGPRERDRLPLGPAEFGPGAAQVFALGGGAPLPAAESGPAFAMGQAPLFPGERRAPGEALAWSGVREYLDSAALARERFGLETGDDSARQEEDERRRDGEPGLFQLHRTYILAQVPQGLIIVDQHVAHERILYERGLASLREQRGSSQRLLFPVPLKLDDEDRLVFEELLEPFLQMGFSMEMQGGDVLLTGMPAELRSVHPEGLIQDVLDQFRLEASLLPEPGQALAASVACKAAVKAGQPLSQVEMRSLLDELFACEQPYTCPHGRPVVVTLGLSELNRRFART, from the coding sequence GTGAACTCCTCCCTTCCGCCCCTCCGCCGGCCGGTGCGCCGCCTGCCCGAGGCCCTGGTGCACAAGATCGCCGCCGGCGAGGTGGTGGAGCGCCCGGCCTCCGTGGTCAAGGAACTGGTGGAGAACAGCCTGGACGCCGGCGCGCGCCGGGTGGCCATCGTGGTGGAGGCCGGCGGCAAGAACTTCATCCAGGTGGAGGACGACGGCGCCGGGATGGGGCCCGAGGACGCCCGCCTGGCCGTGGAGGCCCACGCCACCAGCAAATTGGCCAGCCTGGAAGAGCTGGAATCCGTCGGCACCCTGGGCTTCCGGGGCGAGGCCCTGGCCACCATCGCCGCGGTCTCGCGCTTCGAGCTGCGCACCTGCCCGGCGGAGGGCGAGGGCCTGCAGCTCTGGATCGCCGACGGCACGCTGCTGGACGAGGCGCCTTGGCGCGGCGCGCCGGGCACGCGGATCCTGGTGCGCAACCTGTTCTTCTCGACGCCCGCGCGGCGCAAATTCCTGAGCAGCCACCGCGCCGAATTGCGCCAGATCCTCCAGGTGCTGCGGCGCATCGCCCTGGCCCACCCGGCGACGGGCTTCAAGCTGGTGGCCGACGGCCAGACCCTGGCCGACTGGCCCGCGGGGGCCGAGGCGGACCGGCTGGAGCAGGTCTTCGGGCCGGAGCTGGCGGGCCTGCTGCTGCCCGTGGACCACCAGGCCGCCGGCCTGCGCGTGCGCGGCCACGCCGGCCAGGTGAACACCTTCCGGCGCAGCCAGGGCGACCAGTACCTGTTCATCAACGGCCGGCCCATCGTCAGCCGCGTGCTGGCCCACGCGGTCTACTCGGCCTACGGCCACACCCTGCAGCGCGACCAGTTGCCTTTTTTCCTGCTCTTCCTGGAGACGGATCCTAAGCGCGTGGACGTGAACGTGCACCCGGCCAAGCGCGAGGTGCGCTTCGAGGACGAGCGCCAGGTGCACGGCGTGGTGCACGAGGCGGTCGCCCGCGCCCTGGCCGGCGCGCCGGTGGCCCAGCTGGGGCCGGACGATCCGGGACCGCGGGAGCGCGACCGGCTGCCGCTGGGTCCGGCGGAATTTGGGCCGGGGGCGGCGCAGGTCTTCGCGCTGGGTGGCGGCGCGCCGCTGCCGGCGGCGGAGTCCGGCCCGGCCTTCGCCATGGGACAGGCCCCGCTCTTTCCCGGCGAACGGCGGGCGCCGGGCGAGGCCCTGGCCTGGAGCGGCGTGCGCGAGTACCTGGATTCCGCGGCCCTGGCGCGCGAGCGCTTCGGGCTGGAGACCGGGGACGATTCCGCCCGCCAGGAGGAGGACGAGCGCCGGCGCGACGGCGAGCCCGGGCTGTTCCAGCTGCACCGCACCTACATCCTGGCCCAGGTGCCCCAGGGCCTGATCATCGTCGACCAGCACGTGGCCCACGAGCGCATCCTCTACGAGCGCGGGCTGGCCTCCCTGCGCGAGCAGCGCGGCAGCTCCCAGCGCCTGCTCTTTCCCGTGCCGCTGAAGTTGGACGACGAGGACCGGCTGGTCTTCGAGGAGCTGCTCGAGCCGTTCCTGCAGATGGGCTTCTCGATGGAGATGCAGGGCGGCGACGTGCTGCTGACGGGCATGCCGGCGGAGCTGCGCTCGGTGCACCCCGAGGGCCTGATCCAGGACGTGCTGGACCAGTTCCGGCTGGAGGCCTCGCTGTTGCCCGAGCCCGGCCAGGCCCTGGCGGCCTCGGTGGCCTGCAAGGCCGCGGTCAAGGCCGGGCAGCCGCTCAGCCAGGTGGAGATGCGCTCCCTGTTGGACGAGTTGTTCGCTTGCGAGCAGCCCTACACCTGCCCCCACGGCCGCCCGGTGGTGGTGACCCTGGGCTTGAGCGAGCTCAATCGGCGCTTCGCGCGGACCTGA
- the miaA gene encoding tRNA (adenosine(37)-N6)-dimethylallyltransferase MiaA, which translates to MSALPSLLILTGPTAAGKTSLALGVAEELGMEIIGADSRQVYAGLEVATAAPDAAQRARVPHHLVGHMRLDEAASAGRFVREARAVLGLPADVRAGAGGRTGPLPFLLCGGSGFYLHALLQPVDPSLQADDGLRAHVLALHVAHGLEGVRRELLARDPEAEWIPPTDSQRQLRYLELCLATGEPASRVLRERRLPRPVQAFCAVLEAPVDWLDERIRVRSRQLLETGMVDELRAALAAGVPRTGHALRSVGVEEVEALLAGELDLAGCAARLTLRTRQLARRQRTWLRGLGEREPVLRLDATRPEAELREQLLRGWQAATADGGGAENGLASGETTR; encoded by the coding sequence ATGAGCGCTTTGCCCAGCCTGCTGATCCTGACCGGACCGACAGCGGCGGGCAAGACCAGCCTGGCCCTGGGTGTGGCCGAAGAGCTGGGGATGGAGATCATCGGCGCCGACAGTCGCCAGGTCTATGCCGGGCTGGAAGTGGCCACTGCCGCGCCGGACGCGGCCCAGCGGGCGCGCGTGCCCCATCACCTGGTGGGCCACATGCGGCTGGACGAGGCCGCCAGCGCGGGGCGCTTTGTGCGCGAGGCGCGGGCCGTGCTCGGGCTGCCCGCGGACGTTCGCGCGGGTGCGGGCGGGCGGACGGGACCCCTGCCCTTCCTGCTCTGTGGCGGCAGCGGTTTCTATCTGCACGCGCTGCTGCAGCCGGTGGATCCCTCCCTGCAGGCCGACGACGGGCTGCGCGCCCACGTGCTGGCCCTGCACGTGGCCCACGGGCTGGAGGGCGTGCGGCGCGAGCTGCTGGCCCGGGACCCCGAAGCGGAGTGGATCCCCCCGACCGACAGCCAGCGCCAACTGCGCTATCTGGAACTCTGCCTGGCCACCGGCGAGCCGGCCAGCCGCGTCCTGCGCGAGCGCCGCCTGCCGCGGCCCGTGCAGGCCTTCTGCGCCGTGCTGGAGGCGCCGGTGGACTGGCTGGACGAGCGGATCCGCGTCCGTTCGCGCCAGCTGCTGGAGACGGGCATGGTGGACGAGCTGCGCGCGGCCCTGGCCGCCGGCGTGCCCCGCACGGGCCACGCCCTGCGCAGCGTGGGCGTGGAGGAGGTGGAAGCGCTGCTGGCGGGCGAACTGGATCTGGCGGGCTGCGCCGCGCGCCTGACCTTGCGCACCCGGCAGCTGGCCCGCCGGCAGCGCACGTGGCTGCGCGGCCTGGGCGAGCGCGAGCCCGTCCTGCGGCTGGACGCCACGCGCCCGGAGGCCGAGCTGCGCGAGCAGCTGCTGCGCGGGTGGCAGGCCGCCACAGCGGACGGAGGCGGGGCGGAAAACGGGCTGGCGAGCGGGGAGACGACGCGATGA
- the alr gene encoding alanine racemase produces MSFLSEYHIDHAQPCLPLRPTQVWTDPAALEHNLRALGARCGLGPVGVLAVVKANGYGHGMLAAARAFLAAGAGGLAVGFVEEGILLRREGLECPILVLGGLVENQIPAYLDYRLEMTVSSPHKARLVQERLRALEAADGRARRARVHLKIDTDMERIGVHAAGGAAFLEVCAGLDRLEIAGVYSHFANADHADPARMDAPLARLCELRRQAGHLLPAECRWHIANSAAAARRPDTALDLVRPGLLLYGVQHSAEQAWLPEARPALRWTSAVVYFKVVEAGAGVSYGHLWRAPCRTRLATVPVGYGDGYPRGMTGRAEVLIRGRRCPVVGAICMDQLMVDLGPAGTAYNGDEVVLVGSQADEQIRVEDLARWQGTIPYEILTGISERVPRRLA; encoded by the coding sequence ATGAGTTTCTTGAGCGAGTACCACATCGACCACGCCCAACCCTGCCTGCCCCTGCGGCCCACCCAGGTCTGGACCGATCCCGCCGCGCTGGAGCACAACCTGCGCGCCCTGGGCGCTCGCTGCGGGCTGGGGCCGGTTGGCGTGCTGGCCGTGGTCAAGGCCAACGGCTACGGCCACGGCATGCTGGCCGCGGCCCGGGCCTTCCTGGCGGCGGGGGCGGGCGGCCTGGCCGTGGGCTTCGTGGAGGAGGGGATCCTCCTGCGCCGCGAAGGTCTGGAATGCCCGATCCTGGTGCTGGGCGGCCTGGTGGAGAACCAGATCCCGGCCTATCTCGACTACCGGCTGGAGATGACCGTCTCCAGTCCGCACAAGGCCCGGCTGGTGCAGGAGCGCTTACGGGCGCTGGAGGCCGCCGACGGCCGGGCGCGCCGGGCCCGTGTCCACCTGAAGATCGACACGGACATGGAGCGCATTGGCGTCCACGCCGCGGGGGGCGCGGCCTTTCTGGAGGTCTGCGCCGGGCTGGACCGGCTGGAGATCGCCGGCGTCTACTCGCACTTCGCCAACGCCGACCACGCGGATCCGGCCCGGATGGACGCGCCGCTGGCGCGCCTGTGCGAGCTGCGCCGCCAGGCCGGCCACCTGCTGCCGGCGGAGTGCCGCTGGCACATCGCCAACTCCGCCGCCGCCGCGCGCCGGCCGGACACGGCCCTGGACCTGGTGCGCCCGGGCCTGCTGCTTTACGGCGTGCAGCACTCGGCGGAGCAGGCCTGGCTGCCCGAGGCGCGGCCGGCCCTGCGCTGGACCAGCGCCGTCGTTTACTTCAAGGTGGTGGAGGCCGGGGCCGGCGTGTCCTACGGCCACCTCTGGCGCGCGCCCTGCCGCACGCGCCTGGCCACCGTGCCCGTGGGCTACGGCGACGGCTATCCGCGCGGTATGACGGGGCGGGCCGAGGTGCTGATCCGCGGCCGGCGCTGCCCCGTGGTGGGGGCCATCTGCATGGACCAGCTGATGGTGGACCTGGGGCCGGCGGGGACGGCCTACAACGGCGACGAGGTGGTGCTGGTGGGGAGCCAGGCGGACGAGCAGATCCGCGTGGAGGACCTGGCCCGCTGGCAGGGCACCATTCCCTACGAGATCCTCACCGGGATCAGCGAGCGCGTGCCACGCCGGCTGGCCTGA
- a CDS encoding HAD hydrolase family protein encodes MRAFCTDLDGTLRDPVRGIHPENLAALEELGRRGVTRVVVTGRSLHHARKVLPPEAPLDWLIFASGAGHLRWPDGACTTQVGLSGARVRELAARLDELPLSYSIHAPAPHSHEFAYRRRAADGTDFDQRLERNRTHGRPLCTADPAAGFADGASQFLVFAPAESDWPARLSAALPDLRVLHSTSPLDGRTLWIELQPREICKSGGAARLLVDQLGIPAAACRALGNDHNDLDLLEWAGAAAVVANAPAELRERFPVVADCAAGGAARAIRAWLAEP; translated from the coding sequence ATGCGGGCCTTTTGCACGGATCTGGACGGCACTCTGCGGGACCCCGTGCGGGGCATCCACCCGGAGAATCTGGCGGCCCTGGAGGAGCTGGGGCGGCGCGGCGTCACACGCGTGGTGGTGACGGGCCGCTCGCTGCACCACGCCCGCAAGGTCCTGCCGCCGGAGGCGCCCCTGGACTGGCTGATCTTCGCCAGCGGCGCCGGACACCTGCGCTGGCCGGACGGGGCCTGTACCACCCAGGTCGGCCTGAGCGGCGCGCGGGTGCGCGAACTGGCCGCCCGGCTGGACGAGCTGCCGCTCTCCTACAGCATCCACGCCCCCGCGCCCCACAGCCACGAGTTCGCCTACCGGCGGCGCGCGGCGGACGGGACGGACTTCGACCAGCGGCTGGAGCGCAACCGAACGCACGGTCGACCGCTCTGCACGGCGGATCCGGCGGCGGGCTTCGCGGACGGGGCCAGCCAGTTCCTGGTGTTCGCCCCGGCGGAGTCGGACTGGCCGGCGCGCCTGAGCGCGGCGCTGCCCGACCTGCGCGTCTTGCATTCCACCAGCCCGCTGGACGGCCGCACGCTCTGGATCGAGCTGCAGCCGCGCGAGATCTGCAAATCCGGGGGCGCCGCCCGCCTGCTGGTGGACCAGCTGGGCATCCCGGCCGCCGCCTGTCGCGCCCTGGGCAACGACCACAACGACCTGGACCTGCTGGAGTGGGCCGGCGCCGCCGCCGTGGTGGCCAACGCCCCGGCGGAGCTGCGCGAGCGCTTCCCGGTGGTGGCGGACTGCGCCGCGGGCGGGGCGGCCCGGGCCATCCGGGCCTGGCTGGCGGAGCCTTAA
- a CDS encoding glycerophosphodiester phosphodiesterase family protein: protein MRVIAHRGASADFPEQTAAALREAWRQGADGVEVDLRRMADDRLLLQHDADLWRCCGDRRRVARLDQNSRRSLNACARRPELPAEAPLLLDELLALRPPDRWLLLELKEGPEQVGPLLEALAGRSERVRVLAFRRETLLEARCQAPALPLLWLRAASRPPAPRTLAGWLRGAQAAGFHGLDLEQAGLTDELCRAVRGAGLELGAWTVDEPARARQLRDWGLDWLTSNRPGLIRQALAQD, encoded by the coding sequence ATGCGCGTCATCGCCCATCGGGGCGCTTCGGCCGACTTCCCCGAACAGACAGCCGCGGCCCTGCGCGAAGCGTGGCGCCAGGGGGCGGACGGCGTGGAGGTGGACCTGCGGCGGATGGCCGACGACCGCCTGTTGCTGCAGCACGACGCGGATCTGTGGCGCTGCTGCGGGGACCGGCGCCGGGTGGCCCGGCTGGACCAGAACTCGCGCCGATCCCTCAACGCGTGCGCCCGACGGCCGGAGCTGCCTGCGGAAGCTCCCCTGCTGCTGGACGAATTGCTTGCCCTGCGCCCGCCGGACCGCTGGCTGCTGCTGGAGCTGAAGGAGGGGCCGGAACAGGTGGGGCCGCTGCTGGAGGCCCTGGCCGGGCGCTCTGAGCGCGTGCGCGTGCTCGCTTTCCGCCGGGAGACCCTGCTGGAGGCGCGCTGTCAGGCGCCCGCCCTGCCGCTGCTCTGGCTGCGCGCGGCGTCCCGGCCGCCCGCGCCGCGCACCCTGGCAGGCTGGCTGCGCGGCGCGCAAGCCGCCGGGTTTCACGGGCTGGATCTGGAGCAGGCCGGGCTGACGGACGAGCTGTGCCGCGCCGTGCGGGGCGCCGGGCTTGAGCTGGGGGCCTGGACCGTGGACGAGCCCGCCCGGGCGCGGCAATTGCGCGACTGGGGCCTGGACTGGCTGACCAGCAACCGCCCCGGACTCATCCGCCAGGCGCTGGCGCAGGACTGA
- a CDS encoding arginine deiminase family protein, which produces MPVRIHSEIDPLRTVLLHQPGFEHRKTVPWNKDALLFDDILDLDAARQEHKDFSLLLAQHGVEVLFLMDLLKEICADPAQRRGVYEALIPAAVLAKVDLRQLQPWHLVHGFPDEAWLSSRSLVQPLPNLYFQRDPAFVVPGALVIGHPCWPARRAESLLVREVFRRHPRFQELTIWDGLLDLPGAHVEGGDVLVPDERTVLVGISERTTESGAEALAAWLFAHTPVRRLLKIWLPAKRDFMHLDTVLTFLDRGRILTMPYLWERADLYARIAEEAQRLCERLGHPYTGPLPEELLAGTRLEVVHDDGRRERHPRVLDGLAECGLIEPDWTVTVGGSAGQFARAEAHIVAALREQWNDAANTFALKPGQVLCYDRNIGTLRALEEAHVEVVRFAGSDLVRGRGGARCMTCPLWRE; this is translated from the coding sequence ATGCCCGTCCGCATCCACTCCGAGATCGACCCGCTGCGTACGGTGCTGCTGCACCAGCCGGGTTTCGAGCACCGCAAGACCGTGCCCTGGAACAAGGACGCCCTGCTCTTCGACGACATCCTGGACCTGGACGCCGCGCGCCAGGAGCACAAGGACTTCTCCCTGCTGCTGGCCCAGCACGGCGTGGAGGTGCTGTTCCTGATGGACCTGCTCAAGGAGATCTGCGCCGACCCGGCCCAGCGTCGGGGCGTCTACGAGGCGCTGATCCCCGCCGCCGTGCTGGCCAAGGTGGACCTGCGCCAGCTGCAGCCCTGGCACCTGGTGCACGGCTTCCCCGACGAGGCCTGGCTCAGCTCGCGCTCCCTGGTCCAGCCCCTGCCCAACCTCTACTTCCAGCGCGACCCGGCCTTCGTGGTGCCCGGCGCGCTGGTGATCGGCCACCCCTGCTGGCCGGCCCGGCGGGCGGAGAGCCTGCTGGTGCGCGAAGTCTTCCGCCGCCACCCGCGCTTCCAGGAACTGACGATCTGGGACGGCCTGCTGGATCTGCCCGGCGCCCACGTGGAGGGCGGCGACGTGCTGGTGCCCGACGAGCGGACCGTGCTGGTGGGGATCAGCGAGCGCACCACCGAGTCCGGCGCCGAGGCGCTGGCGGCCTGGCTCTTCGCGCACACGCCCGTGCGCCGGCTGCTCAAGATCTGGCTGCCCGCCAAGCGCGACTTCATGCACCTGGACACGGTGCTGACCTTCCTGGACCGCGGCCGCATCCTGACCATGCCCTACCTGTGGGAGCGGGCCGACCTCTACGCACGGATCGCCGAGGAGGCCCAGCGGCTCTGCGAACGGCTGGGCCATCCCTACACGGGGCCGCTGCCCGAGGAGCTCTTGGCCGGCACGCGGCTGGAGGTCGTGCACGACGACGGCCGCCGGGAGCGCCACCCGCGCGTGCTGGACGGCCTGGCGGAGTGCGGGCTGATCGAGCCGGACTGGACCGTGACCGTGGGCGGATCGGCCGGGCAGTTCGCCCGGGCGGAGGCGCACATCGTGGCCGCCCTGCGCGAGCAGTGGAACGACGCGGCCAATACCTTCGCCTTGAAGCCGGGCCAGGTGCTCTGCTACGACCGCAACATCGGCACGCTGCGGGCGCTGGAAGAGGCGCACGTGGAGGTGGTGAGGTTCGCGGGCAGCGATCTGGTGCGCGGGCGGGGCGGAGCCCGCTGCATGACCTGCCCGCTCTGGCGCGAATAA